CCTAGTTTGTAACAAGTTCAGATTTTAAATCTTTTCCTTCCATCTTGTCCTCTTTTCTCCCTTTGAAAACCCAGCATCTCTGGCCTGACTAACCTTATAAAAGTTCCACcaaacaaagaaactgaagtaGCAGCTATTCCAGAAAAGTTTCAAGACCCAATCGACCAAGTCACACCCTCAAAACTTTCTCCTCTCTACAGGTTCCCTCTCCCGTTTTCCTGCCCTGATGTCAAGGGGTATGTACTGATGTTAGCAAGTGTCTTACTCCCTTCCCTCTGGACTTTTGGAGTTCAAATTTTCTTCTTTAGGGGTTTGTTAAAGCAAAACTGACAATCACAACCACTTGTTGCTCAATGAAAAATTAACCAGTCAACCTAAAAaggaactggaaaatttttatttgagtcAAATTATAACCTGGGAAGAGCTTCTCAGGAAGTTCGGAGAACAGTTCAGCCTATTAGAAGTCAGACACTTTATATAAGTTTTCTGAGGCTGGTGCTGCAATGATCATCTGTGAGCTCTTACCCAGTCTCCTTCTTTGAGAGCGCTTGGTCTTCATGGCCACCAACCAAATGACATCTTCTCATTTAATCACGCATGTATACGATACTAATGCCACATTAATTACTAGGAAGAAAGTAGGTGGGTGGTAAGGCCAATTGTTAActggacttcagttcagttcagttcagttgctcagttatgtccgactctttgcgaccccatgaatcgcagcatgccaggcctccctgtccatcaccaactcccagagtccacccaaacccatgtccattgagtcagtgatgccatccagccatctcatcctctgtcatccccttctcctcctgcccctaatccttcccagcattagtgtcttttcctaatacaaagagtcagctcttcatatcaggtggccaaagtattggaatttcagcttcagaatcagtccttccaatggacacccaggactgatctccttcaggatggactggttggatctccttgcagtccaagggactctcaagagtcttctccaacaccacagttcaaaggcatcaattcttcagcactcagctctcttcaccATCCAGCTCTCATGGACTTCAGACACTAGCAAAACCCTGGAGCTGGCCACTGCTGTTGTGACACTGATGTGGCATCTCAGGAGATATAACCACTAGAATTATGAAGGACCAGAGGACTTAGGGGACAAcacaacttttctgttttctctctcttgcttaCTCATCTTGCCTATTATAAACTCCCATTAAATAGATCAAATGCAGGGTGCTTTTGAAAGCTGAAATTTGCAAATGCTGAACTTTGATGTGAGTGTGTAGGCCTGATgtgctgagcacttgaaatacGTCCTTTGGACTACTGCAATGATGAATTTCAGATGAGGGAATAACATTCATATCCCccagacatttattgagcaaacTTTATGTGCCAGTTCTTTCTGCCAGTTAGTGAGAATACAAAAGTAAAGATGGATAAGGAaaggggagataaattaggagtttgggataacATATACAGATTAGCATATATAAAATAGTAAGTAAGGGcctaatatatagcacagggaactatactcagtaacCCATAAGGGAAAGCATCTGAGAAAGAacagatataaatatacatataactgaatcactattcttaaaactaatataacattataaatcaactatacacacacataaagaaagaaggaaaaaaaggaaggaaggaagaaaaataaaagaagaaggaaTAAATCAGAACAGTGTTTTTCAAAGTTTGGTCCAAGAACAATCTGGTGCTGTCGGTTAGAAATATAGACTCCTAGAGTTTTTTCCAGATCTAATGATGCAGAATCTTGGAAAAAAGGAGAGCCATAGCATTTTTAATAAGCACAGGTGATTCATATGCACACTGGAGTTTGATGAGCACTAGGTGAtttctttttgggtttttttttgcacttttcattttgaatgggggtatagccaattaacaatattgtgatagtttcaggagaacaACGAATGGACTcagccatgtatatatataaatgtatccattctcctggagaaggaaatggcaacccactccagtattcttgcctggagaatcccatggacagaggggtctggcgtgctatatagtccatggggtctcaatagtcagacaccacttagtgactaaaccaccaccaccaccatccattctcccccaagcccacctctcacccaggctgccacataacactgagcagagttccacagcCTTAGGTGATTTCTGAAGTTCCTTCCAAATCTACACTTTCTTTGTGGTGGAGACATTTTTTAGGCATCTTTGAAAGGATTGAACGTTTTGAGAGAGATAAATGGGTTGAAGTCATCCTTAATAATATTTCACTATGACTAATACCAAACAGTTATTCAGTGCTCATTTGTGCCCTGTACATGCCCAACACATTAAACACATAATCCCATTTATGCATGTCATGTCCTTCAGCCAAAGACCACCAGAAACACCTGCATTAAACAAGAGGGTTTGTTACTGGTAACAGCAGCAGAGAATATACACCATGGGGAAGCATGGACTGTCTTGCAAGGCTTAGAAAGAACTATGAAAGGATTTTACTTTGGTTAGGCGAATTGGGAAAGTGTCTAAAAAACAACAGTTGACTTGATTGGATGGGACAGCAAGGATATTTTATGATGAATATCTTAATAAATCTACTCGTGGGGAAGGGAGCAAAGAACAAAGATAAAGCTGCAATTGATAAAGAAGTAGCAGTTAATCGTTTTGGCTGAGAGAGGGGGTGTCTGCTATTTTGTGGGTGGCACATTGGCACATTTGTTTCTGCCCATGCTGAGACAAAATTATGAAGCAGCCTTATTTTGTCTCATTTCAGCATGGTCTCAGGGTAACCTTTCCTGAAGTTGGTATTTTGTGAGATTCTTTTTGTCTAGCAGGGAAATATGGCCTAGCTCTTCTGAGGGCCAGGCCAGCTCTGAAATATTAGAAGctacccttccttcctttctcattcTGCATAGTATATCCCATGAGGTAAGTATTATGAAATAACTCTTGCTTTGAGAAGTCATAAGGCTTGGCCAAGTTCACCTGGCTACTAAGTGGACATTTCAAGTCCACGAACTTTTACCACCTTCTCCAGGTAAAGGGGAAGCAATCTATGAAGCAATATACTTCTCAGTCTTTAACCCAATGGCCATAAAAACCTTTCTTTTGGTCTGTATCACAAATTGGCTGCCAGGGGCTAGACTCCAGTTATATGAATTGTAGTCACCAAAGAGGAAGTTTAATAGCTATGTCCTAACAGGTCAGCCCAGTCAAAACTAGCAAAAATCAGAATCCAGATTTGTGTCCTGCACTGGCTTGAcaagtgctgtgaagaaagaaTTCTTAGATGGAGTGATCTCTGTCGTCCAGGAAAGTTAGTGCCTGTGGCATCCATCCACTTCACCCACAACCTCTCTGGAACTCTAGGGACCCATCCATAAGGGCACAGATTTTTCCCAGAAAATACACGAGGCATAACCGAATCATATGTATACAGAAGTGAGTCTCAGGTCAAAAGTTCAGCCTGATGCGCTGATAAATTTATAAAACACCAAGAATCCAAGTAAAAGCAACTCTAGGGACTCACCCAGAACCCGTACAGGACAGCGTTAGAATATACCAGAGAATGAGGGCAGGCTCGACAGGCATTTCCACTGAATGCAGCACGTAAAAGGGATCCAAAAAAATCCCCTTACTCACCCCCCGGGGGCCCCTTTTGTGTTGTTCTTGCCAACGCAGCAGCCGCCCTGCTATATAGACCCGGCGCGCGGCTGGGGCCTCATCGCCCTGAACTCGCATCATCCGCTGTCAATCAGCCATGGGCAAGGTAAATGGCACACAAGGGAAATAAAATGGAGGGGGGGAAATGCCTTTATACAGGATTTATTACGGGGAGCTAATGGTATAATTTTGAATTATTCTTCCTTGCAGATCACCTTCTACGAGGACCGGGGCTTCCAGGGTCGCTGCTACGAGTGCAGCAGCGACTGCCCCAACCTGCAGCCCTACTTCAGCCGCTGCAACTCCGTCCGCGTGGACAGCGGCTGCTGGATGCTGTATGAGCGCCCCAACTACCAGGGCCACCAGTACTTCCTGCGGCGCGGAGACTACCCCGACTACCAGCAGTGGATGGGCCTCAGCGACTCGGTCCGCTCCTGCTGTCTCATCCGCGACGTGAGTTCCGCTTGACTCCAATCCTGCCGCCTGAGTGTCCTGCAGTCTATTACGATGGGTGTTAAGGCACGGAGGTTTTCCTTTAAATACACTAAGAGTTAAGTGGCCTTTCGGAAGCTGACAAAGCCCTGTTAGATCtaggcgcgcgcgcgcacacacacacacacacacacacacacacgcacgcacgcacgcacgcgcgcgcgcagAGAATATAAGAACGAATTCCCTTAGGgaaagagttttgtttttaatttttactgccATTAGGTCAATCAGAGCTTGTCTGTAACAAATGTTAATATCATAGCAGATGTAAGGCAAGTGGGAGCCAGTTGGGCATAAGAAGGCAGTATTTCTAACAAGTCAGTTTTTAACCTATAGTAAAGGAATTGATAATGAACAAATCTGATAGTTTCCAGTGCAGATTAATAAATATGGACAAGTCTATTGTTAATTAAGCCGTTCAAAGATATTGTCCAATTCTGGGAAaagtaatttttcttaatttggaaAGTCAATTGAATTCTGGTTTCAGACTATTTAAACAAAATTTCCACCAAAggtgtagtttttaaaaatcttattttaaaaaaaatcttattttagtggtaaatttatgtgtatatgtatataatgcgggcttccctggtaatccagctggtaaagaatctacctgcaatgcaggaaatcccagttctattcctgggtcaggaagatccgctggagaatggataggctacccactccagtgttcttaggctttctttcctggtggctcagctggtaaagaatctgcctgcaatgtggaagacctgggttcgatccctgggttgggaagatcccctggagaagggaccagactaactacttcagtattctggcctggagaattctatggactgtatagtccatggggtcccaaagagttggacatgactgagtgactttcgcacACTCACATGTACATTTGGGAAATAATactcatattaaaatattaacaaaatactTAGCATTTTCCTCCCAAATATAAGTTTGAGTTATAACATAGGAATCAAGAAATTAGGGAATTAAGTATTAGGAATCAAGATATTTGATTTCTTGATTGAGTCTAAACCAGACCTTGAACCTCGTAAAAATTCCAcctcccacattaaaaaaatggaaaattaacatgcaaatatttgttaatatttgctaGTAGAATATGGATCACAGCAATTTCAGAGTCTCAGTTCTGACATTGCCCACCTCATGTCCCAACCTGCCAAgttcatctcctgtttgattgCTTTTTCTGCTCCTTCTCTGTGTGGACCGAGCAGACAAGCTCCCATAGGCTGCGGCTGTATGAGAGAGAGGACCAGAAAGGCCTCATGGTGGAGCTGAGCGAGGACTGCCCCTGCATCCAGGACCGCTTCCGCCTGAGCGAGGTCCGCTCGCTGCACGTGCTGGAGGGCTGCTGGGTCCTCTACGAGATGCCCAACTACCGGGGGCGGCAGTACCTGCTGCGGCCCCAAGAGTACAGGCGCTACCAAGACTGGGGGGCCGTGGATGCCAAGGCGGGCTCTCTGCGGAGGGTGGTGGATTTATACTAAAATAGGTTCACACTACCACTTTCTCATTTTGGAATCTAATAAAGTATTTAGTCTGTATTGTTGGCAATCGCtggcttctgtttttctttcattgtgtaCCAATTAATCCACCTGTAAATGCTCCCCGTTAAAGGCTGAGAAGTGGATacggtggggggcagggagatctcttccagaaaagaaTCAAGGTAGAATGAGTTTTGAACAAGGGTCAGGAGTGGAGGTGGAGAACGGAGGGAGCCTGTCTGAGAATAAAGGCAGATTGAAGGAGAGAAAtgggggatttctctggtggcccagtgcttaagaatctgcctcacaATGCAAGGAAATGggttcatccctggttggggaactaagatccgacaTGCAGCGGATCAACTAAGCCCTCATGGGGCAACCACAGAGCCCCTGTACCACCTCAAGGAAAGAGCCTACATGAGGGCAAGGAAGAACCTGAGTGCTtcaactaagaccctgtgcagctaaaaaatcaataaatattcaaaCGAGAGAAATGGGAGAGGGTGACTGGGGAAAAGCCGCATTCAACTGAGCGCCTAAGGAACAGCATTCTAGCAGTTTCCTTCTGACCCAAGAAGCAGTCATGAGccacagagagacacagatgaGTGGTGAAGGGCAGCCCATTTGCAAAAAGCATGATTAGACTACATAAGGAATTGTAGCTTTGTTTCACTTTCAAGCAGAGTATTATACAACTAATGCCAGGGCTGCCATCAGTCATTGGCATACTTTCGGACTCAGTTGAAGACCCTCCTTCTTATTCCAAAATAACTCCTGATTAGAGTGCACCCCTTGGCCTGTTCAGCTACTGGACCAAACACTGTGTGAATTTCAGAAACTGCAAAGTGCCCAGCTAATGCAAGTAAATTAATGAGATAGACATTAACATTCTAAATAGATTTGCATAATATAGTGTGCTGCAAACAATAAGAAGTTCTTTACCAAAAAAAGGGCTCAAATTTAAAGGCACATTAAAGAAAGTCATAATTTCTAGGGTGTTTTGAAGTAACATCTGcttgctctgcatatttttaccCATAGTGAATATGCAGCAAAGCCCTGCatagtttttaatgaaaattcttTCCTCAGAgaaaattgttaatatttttaatttgaaattttgcctccaaagtgaaagtctctcataACCTTACTACTTTATGCATCCTATAAAGAAAGTGGAGGAGTCCTTCTGAGTCCCCCTTTTCATTCCTAGCCCTTTTTTACACTTGGTGGGTATGCTTCTCAAAATGTTCCCTAATTTATGTAGCTGTCTCATGAAGCACATGCCTTTTTCTCTACAAGAATGACATTATGCTGAACATATTAGTGTGCAGCTGGCTTTTAAAGTGTAATGTGACATGGATATCTATCTAGGTAAGCACCTTGTTTTGTTAATGGCTGCATTGTGTTCCCTTGTTGGAGATCTGCtggattatttaattatttattcattggtAACTgggcttttccaatttttcttttacaaacaaGGCTACAATGAATATCATTGGATATATATCTTTATCTCTGCatgcatgctgcatgctaagttgcttcagtcacgtcccacactttgcgaccccagggatggtagcccaccaagctcctctgtccaaggggttctccaggcaagaatactggagtgggttgccatttccttctccagggaaacttcccgacccaggggtcaaaccagcatctctttatgtctcctgcattggcaaatggtttctttaccactagtaccacctgggaagccccatctataTCTATACATGCTATAGTTTCTGGAGGACAGAGGCTGAGGAGTGACACTGTCACTCCTAGCAcaggttattttttctttcaatggaCTGCTCAATTATTAGCCACCAGGGAGCCTAACTTCTTTGAGTTAGGAGTGTcgctatttactgagcacctaccataGGCCTGCCGTGTGCAGCactggaaatgaaaaaagaa
The sequence above is a segment of the Dama dama isolate Ldn47 chromosome 8, ASM3311817v1, whole genome shotgun sequence genome. Coding sequences within it:
- the LOC133060456 gene encoding gamma-crystallin C produces the protein MGKITFYEDRGFQGRCYECSSDCPNLQPYFSRCNSVRVDSGCWMLYERPNYQGHQYFLRRGDYPDYQQWMGLSDSVRSCCLIRDTSSHRLRLYEREDQKGLMVELSEDCPCIQDRFRLSEVRSLHVLEGCWVLYEMPNYRGRQYLLRPQEYRRYQDWGAVDAKAGSLRRVVDLY